Below is a genomic region from Streptomyces sp. NBC_00461.
GACGTCGTGCCAGGGGGCGAGGACGAACGCGCGCTCGTGTGCGCGGGGGTGAGGGAGCGTGAGATGCGGGTCGTCGTCGACGACGTCGGCGTACGCGACGATGTCGACGTCGAGGGTGCGGGCTCCCCAGCGCTCGTCCCGTACCCGGTGGAAGGCCTCCTCGACCGCGTGGGCCCGCTCCAGGAGCGAGGACGGGGGGAGGGTGGTCTTCAGGACCACGACCGCGTTGAAGTACGCCGGCTGGCTGCCGGGCTCGACTCCCCAGGGCTCCGTCTCGTACACCGGTGAGACGGCCTTGATGCGGACGCCCGGCGTGTCCTCCAGCGCGTCGATCGCGCCCTGGAGGGTCTCCAGCCGGTTGCCGAGGTTCGCGCCGAGGGAGACCACGGCCCGTTTCGGATTGTGGAGGGTCGTGTCGGCGGCGTCCACCTGCGCCACGACGGAGGCGGGTACCGGCTGTACGGTCGGGTCGCTGTGACCCTCGGTGAAGGACGCGGTCATACTCGGCTCCGGGTGATGGTGACGGTCACGTCGTCGAAGGGGACCGTGATCGGTGCGTCCGGCTTGTGGACGCAGACCTCGATTTCCTGGACCCCGTCGTGCTTCAGACAGGCCTGGGCGATGTGCTCGGCGAGCGTCTCGATGAGATTGACGGGCTCGCCCTGGACGACGGCCACGACCTCCTCCGCCACGATGCCGTAATGCACTGTCTTCGCCAGGTCGTCGTCGGCGGCGGCCGGGCGGGTGTCCAGGCCGAGGACGAGGTCCACGATGAAGGTCTGGCCCTCCTCACGCTCCCTGGGGAACACACCGTGGTGCCCGCGGGCCTTGAGGCCGCGCAGCGCGACACGATCCACGCGAATCACTCCTGCAATCGTCGGTAACGGCCGGTGCGTACCGTGTGCGGACGGCACACCGGCATCAAATGAATCTACCTGCGGGCACTGACAGGGCCGGGCCAC
It encodes:
- the folK gene encoding 2-amino-4-hydroxy-6-hydroxymethyldihydropteridine diphosphokinase; the encoded protein is MTASFTEGHSDPTVQPVPASVVAQVDAADTTLHNPKRAVVSLGANLGNRLETLQGAIDALEDTPGVRIKAVSPVYETEPWGVEPGSQPAYFNAVVVLKTTLPPSSLLERAHAVEEAFHRVRDERWGARTLDVDIVAYADVVDDDPHLTLPHPRAHERAFVLAPWHDVDPDAQLPGRGTVADLLDAVTREGVTPRKDLELHLPE
- the folB gene encoding dihydroneopterin aldolase; protein product: MDRVALRGLKARGHHGVFPREREEGQTFIVDLVLGLDTRPAAADDDLAKTVHYGIVAEEVVAVVQGEPVNLIETLAEHIAQACLKHDGVQEIEVCVHKPDAPITVPFDDVTVTITRSRV